A section of the Pseudorasbora parva isolate DD20220531a chromosome 2, ASM2467924v1, whole genome shotgun sequence genome encodes:
- the b9d1 gene encoding B9 domain-containing protein 1 isoform X2 — protein sequence MTSNNPAVFLLMINGQIEAADFPEYDDLYCKYCFVYGHDWAPTSGLEEGISQITSKGRGSQSLVWNFPLDITFKSTNPFGWPQIVVSVYGPDAFGNDVVRGYGAVHIPFTPGKHTKTIPMFVPESTSRLQKFTSWLMGRRPEFTDPKVVAQGEGREVQHCDEGHEEAGL from the exons ATGACCTCAAACAACCCAGCTGTTTTTCTCCTGATGATCAATGGGCAAATCGAAGCAGCCGAT TTCCCAGAATATGACGATCTGTACTGCAAGTATTGTTTTGTTTATGGACACGACTGGGCGCCCACATCA GGCTTGGAAGAGGGCATTTCTCAAATAACATCAAAAGGTAGAGGATCTCAGAGTTTGGTGTGGAATTTCCCATTGGACATCACATTCAAAAGCACTAACCCATTTGGCT gGCCACAGATCGTAGTTAGTGTGTATGGCCCTGACGCTTTTGGAAATGATGTTGTGAGAGGTTATGGAGCTGTGCATATCCCGTTTACACCTGGAAA ACACACCAAGACCATCCCTATGTTTGTTCCTGAGTCTACGTCAAGACTGCAGAAGTTCACAAG TTGGCTGATGGGAAGGCGTCCAGAGTTCACAGATCCCAAGGTTGTTGCTCAAGGAGAGGGAAGAGAAg TTCAACATTGTGACGAAGGACATGAAGAAGCTGGGTTATGA
- the b9d1 gene encoding B9 domain-containing protein 1 isoform X1 → MTSNNPAVFLLMINGQIEAADFPEYDDLYCKYCFVYGHDWAPTSGLEEGISQITSKGRGSQSLVWNFPLDITFKSTNPFGWPQIVVSVYGPDAFGNDVVRGYGAVHIPFTPGKHTKTIPMFVPESTSRLQKFTSWLMGRRPEFTDPKVVAQGEGREVTRVRSQGFVTLQFNIVTKDMKKLGYDTTSIEHSPARTSQRL, encoded by the exons ATGACCTCAAACAACCCAGCTGTTTTTCTCCTGATGATCAATGGGCAAATCGAAGCAGCCGAT TTCCCAGAATATGACGATCTGTACTGCAAGTATTGTTTTGTTTATGGACACGACTGGGCGCCCACATCA GGCTTGGAAGAGGGCATTTCTCAAATAACATCAAAAGGTAGAGGATCTCAGAGTTTGGTGTGGAATTTCCCATTGGACATCACATTCAAAAGCACTAACCCATTTGGCT gGCCACAGATCGTAGTTAGTGTGTATGGCCCTGACGCTTTTGGAAATGATGTTGTGAGAGGTTATGGAGCTGTGCATATCCCGTTTACACCTGGAAA ACACACCAAGACCATCCCTATGTTTGTTCCTGAGTCTACGTCAAGACTGCAGAAGTTCACAAG TTGGCTGATGGGAAGGCGTCCAGAGTTCACAGATCCCAAGGTTGTTGCTCAAGGAGAGGGAAGAGAAg TCACAAGGGTGCGCTCACAAGGTTTTGTCACACTACAGTTCAACATTGTGACGAAGGACATGAAGAAGCTGGGTTATGACACTACATCAATAGAGCATTCACCTGCAAGAACATCTCAACGGCTTTGA